A genome region from Geobacter pickeringii includes the following:
- a CDS encoding sigma-54-dependent transcriptional regulator: MAQIQILIIDDETDVCTFFRRLLTRKGYGVVTASNEPEALRALGENSFNVAMVDLKLPDTDGLTLLQAIKARQPGCEVIIMTGYSTIKTAVTAMQLGAYEYLEKPFDDIGEIESLIEKAATHGLTALQGNDAREEWVEVAQGVGFLVGTSPAMRRLVSLAHKIATKNVTVLIQGNTGTGKEVLARFIHAASGRAGQPFIPVNCGALPENLLESELFGHEKGAFTGANQPRRGIFELANHGTLLLDEIGDASPQIQVKLLRVLETGEFMRVGGEKPIKTDVRVIAATNVDLEQAIREKTFREDLFYRLNVVRLEIPPLRSRTEDIPQLAEHFVRLFNPDLRISPPALRLLQGYGWPGNIRQLANVMRRAVVLCSDGTILPEHLGNTLLNGAAAACPSLPNGGEGGAVIPPERLLEQYGRSDALERLEADELKRMLDAVRVLETRLVAAMGGKGGVSPRRGLKETEEETIRRALEQCRWNITETAKVLGIGRNTLYRKIRQFNLLNP; encoded by the coding sequence ATGGCCCAGATTCAGATACTTATCATCGACGACGAGACGGACGTCTGCACCTTTTTCCGGCGCCTGCTGACGAGGAAAGGGTACGGCGTCGTCACCGCATCGAACGAACCGGAGGCGCTGCGGGCCCTCGGCGAAAACAGCTTCAACGTGGCGATGGTGGACCTGAAGCTGCCGGATACCGACGGCCTGACCCTCCTCCAGGCGATCAAGGCCCGCCAGCCCGGCTGCGAAGTGATCATCATGACCGGCTACAGCACCATCAAGACGGCGGTGACGGCGATGCAGCTCGGCGCCTACGAGTATCTGGAGAAACCCTTCGACGACATCGGTGAGATCGAATCGCTCATCGAGAAGGCGGCCACCCACGGCCTGACCGCGCTGCAGGGGAATGACGCGCGGGAGGAGTGGGTCGAGGTGGCCCAGGGGGTGGGGTTCCTGGTCGGCACCTCCCCGGCCATGCGGCGCCTCGTCTCCCTGGCCCACAAGATCGCCACCAAGAATGTCACCGTCCTGATCCAGGGGAACACCGGCACCGGCAAGGAGGTCCTGGCCCGGTTCATCCACGCCGCCTCGGGGCGGGCCGGCCAGCCGTTCATCCCGGTGAACTGTGGCGCCCTGCCGGAGAACCTCCTGGAGAGCGAGCTCTTCGGCCACGAGAAGGGGGCCTTCACCGGCGCCAACCAGCCCCGCCGGGGGATCTTCGAACTGGCCAACCACGGCACCCTCCTCCTGGACGAGATCGGCGACGCCAGCCCCCAGATCCAGGTGAAGCTGCTGCGGGTGCTGGAGACCGGCGAATTCATGCGGGTCGGCGGCGAAAAGCCGATCAAGACCGATGTGCGGGTCATCGCCGCCACCAACGTCGACCTGGAGCAGGCGATCCGCGAGAAGACCTTCCGCGAGGACCTCTTCTACCGGCTCAACGTGGTGCGGCTGGAGATCCCGCCGCTCCGCTCCCGCACCGAAGACATCCCCCAACTGGCGGAGCACTTCGTCCGTCTCTTCAATCCCGATCTCCGGATCTCCCCCCCGGCGCTGCGCCTCCTGCAGGGGTACGGCTGGCCGGGAAACATCCGCCAGCTGGCCAACGTCATGCGGCGGGCGGTGGTGCTGTGCAGCGACGGCACCATCCTTCCCGAGCACCTGGGGAATACGCTCCTGAACGGGGCCGCCGCTGCCTGCCCGTCACTCCCCAACGGCGGGGAGGGGGGCGCGGTCATCCCTCCCGAGCGGCTGCTGGAGCAGTACGGCCGCTCCGATGCCCTGGAGAGGCTGGAGGCCGATGAACTGAAGCGGATGCTCGACGCCGTGCGCGTCCTGGAGACGAGGCTCGTGGCGGCCATGGGGGGGAAGGGGGGCGTGTCCCCGCGGCGCGGCCTCAAGGAGACGGAGGAGGAGACCATCAGGAGGGCGCTGGAGCAGTGCCGGTGGAACATCACCGAGACGGCGAAGGTCCTGGGAATCGGCAGGAATACCCTCTACCGCAAGATCAGGCAGTTCAACCTGCTCAATCCCTGA
- a CDS encoding cache domain-containing protein, which translates to MIQRRFPIRLKLIVATLLPLFVASVICWVIGVYIINSRIVNQAQEKVRTDLNAARAVYQSELDHIRDVVKFTATNPFTSMIIERSDRTTLRNLLVPRMASEGLDILTAVDRSGQVVFRASNPAAFGDSKISDQIVSRALRGEQISGTEVIPPEELIKEGKGLAAKAAIQILPTLHARERDETVERSGMAMVVSVPVRDQAGRIVGALYGGVLLNGNNELVDRIKKIVFEAVNYQGLDVGTATIFLGDLRIATNVLRAPGQRAIGTRLSEEVYNRVILAREKWVGRAFVVNDWYYSSYEPILNLRGVPIGSLYVGIMERPFLEMKREISLIFGVILFCGSFIGLAISSFVSSRLARPIKELETVARRVTAGERDLRIAVESRDEIGDLAHEIATMTSTLTQREDDIRTLNRELEQKVFDRTAQLEEKNLLLVKTQEELVRAAKLADIGMLAAGVAHEINNPMAIIRGNTELLQMAIPEDDPNREEVDTIAQQVGRVERIVGSLLKFARQQQQRLGTVALHPLLDEILKQVGHQIPLAGIEIQTQYAPLLPEIGGDGDQLRQVFTNLILNAIQAMKEGGALTVTTSFDEAAGTCTASVSDTGCGIPPENLKRIFSPFFTTKGEGTGLGLSVSYGIIKDHGGNIAVASEVGHGTTFRVVLPLRQGEPEEAPPPPLP; encoded by the coding sequence ATGATCCAGCGCCGTTTCCCCATTCGCCTCAAGCTCATCGTGGCCACCCTCCTCCCCCTCTTCGTCGCGTCGGTCATCTGCTGGGTGATCGGGGTCTACATCATCAACTCCCGCATCGTCAACCAGGCCCAGGAAAAGGTCCGGACCGACCTGAACGCGGCCCGGGCCGTCTATCAGAGCGAGCTTGACCACATCCGCGACGTGGTCAAGTTCACCGCCACCAACCCCTTCACCTCCATGATCATCGAGCGGAGCGACCGGACGACCCTCAGGAACCTCCTCGTGCCGCGCATGGCGAGCGAAGGGCTCGACATCCTCACCGCCGTGGACCGGTCGGGCCAGGTTGTCTTCCGGGCCAGCAACCCCGCGGCCTTCGGCGACAGCAAGATCAGCGACCAGATCGTCTCCCGGGCCCTGCGGGGCGAGCAAATCTCCGGCACCGAGGTCATCCCCCCCGAGGAACTGATCAAGGAGGGAAAGGGACTGGCAGCCAAGGCCGCCATCCAGATCCTCCCCACCCTCCACGCCCGGGAACGGGACGAGACCGTCGAGCGCTCCGGCATGGCCATGGTGGTGTCGGTGCCGGTGCGGGACCAGGCCGGCAGGATCGTCGGCGCCCTCTACGGCGGAGTGCTCCTCAACGGCAACAACGAACTGGTGGACCGGATCAAGAAGATCGTCTTCGAGGCGGTGAACTATCAGGGACTGGACGTGGGAACAGCCACCATCTTCCTGGGCGACCTGCGGATCGCCACCAACGTGCTCCGCGCCCCCGGGCAACGCGCCATCGGCACCCGGCTCTCGGAAGAGGTCTACAACCGGGTCATCCTGGCCCGCGAGAAATGGGTGGGCCGGGCCTTCGTGGTCAACGACTGGTACTACTCCTCCTACGAGCCGATCCTGAACCTGCGGGGAGTCCCCATCGGCTCCCTCTACGTGGGAATCATGGAGCGCCCCTTCCTGGAGATGAAGCGGGAAATCTCTCTCATCTTCGGGGTGATCCTCTTCTGCGGCTCCTTCATCGGGCTCGCCATCTCCAGCTTCGTCAGCTCCCGTCTCGCCCGCCCCATCAAGGAACTGGAGACCGTGGCCCGCCGGGTCACCGCCGGCGAGCGCGACCTCCGGATCGCCGTGGAGAGCCGCGACGAGATCGGCGACCTGGCCCACGAAATCGCCACCATGACCTCCACCCTCACCCAGCGGGAGGACGACATCCGCACCCTGAACCGGGAGCTGGAGCAGAAGGTCTTCGACCGGACCGCCCAGCTTGAGGAGAAGAACCTCCTCCTCGTCAAGACCCAGGAGGAGCTGGTGCGGGCGGCGAAACTGGCCGACATCGGGATGCTGGCCGCCGGCGTGGCCCACGAGATCAACAACCCGATGGCGATCATCCGGGGGAACACCGAGCTCCTCCAGATGGCGATCCCCGAGGACGACCCCAACCGCGAGGAGGTGGACACCATCGCCCAGCAGGTGGGGCGGGTGGAGCGGATCGTCGGCAGCCTCCTCAAGTTCGCCCGCCAGCAGCAGCAGCGCCTCGGCACGGTGGCGCTCCACCCGCTGCTGGACGAGATCCTCAAGCAGGTGGGGCACCAGATCCCCCTCGCCGGCATCGAGATCCAGACGCAGTACGCGCCGCTCCTCCCCGAGATCGGCGGCGACGGCGACCAGCTCCGCCAGGTCTTCACCAACCTGATCCTCAACGCCATCCAGGCGATGAAGGAGGGAGGGGCCCTGACGGTGACGACCTCCTTCGACGAGGCGGCAGGGACCTGCACCGCCTCGGTGAGCGATACGGGGTGCGGCATCCCGCCGGAGAACCTGAAGCGGATCTTCAGCCCCTTCTTCACCACCAAGGGTGAAGGGACCGGCCTCGGCCTCTCGGTCTCCTACGGCATCATCAAGGACCACGGCGGCAACATCGCCGTGGCGAGCGAGGTGGGGCACGGCACCACCTTCCGGGTGGTGCTGCCGCTGCGGCAGGGGGAACCGGAGGAGGCTCCCCCTCCCCCCCTCCCGTGA
- a CDS encoding sigma-54-dependent transcriptional regulator, translated as MLKARILICDDEEGIRRYLQKLLQAKEYEVETFADGASLLARLEGGTDGDADMLLQDVRMPDMDGIEVLKRAKKLRPNLPVMVMTAFGTIDSAVDAIKHGAYDYVTKPFPKEKILGVIENALELDLLMKENRVLKEELNRTDTPDNIIFTSEKFRAVYELTLQVAASDANILVLGESGTGKELIAGAVHYNSSRRGKRFLSINCAVLSDTLLESQLFGHVRGAFTGAITTQKGLLEEADGGTLFLDEIGDVSAAVQAKLLRVIQERSFIPVGATKSKSVDIRFVAATNKELEKEVQEGRFREDLYYRLNVITIDLPPLRERPEDIEPLADHFMKKYSRRIRKEIKGFAPEALQLMHGYRWPGNVRELENVMERAVILTRGDVITAEVLPIRQREPAAPAADNRLISLEHIEREHIERVLRQTGFHKSRSAEILGISRKTLDRKIAEYGFAIPGQSGSSAGDPDA; from the coding sequence ATGCTCAAAGCACGAATTCTGATCTGCGACGACGAGGAGGGGATCAGGCGCTACCTCCAGAAACTCCTCCAGGCGAAGGAGTACGAGGTGGAGACCTTCGCCGACGGAGCGAGCCTCCTGGCGCGGCTCGAAGGGGGGACGGACGGGGACGCCGACATGCTCCTGCAGGATGTGCGGATGCCGGACATGGACGGGATCGAGGTCCTGAAGCGGGCGAAGAAGCTCCGCCCCAACCTCCCGGTGATGGTGATGACCGCCTTCGGCACCATCGATTCGGCGGTGGATGCCATCAAGCACGGGGCCTACGACTACGTGACCAAGCCGTTCCCCAAGGAGAAGATCCTCGGCGTCATCGAGAACGCCCTGGAGCTGGACCTCCTGATGAAGGAGAACCGGGTCCTGAAGGAAGAGCTGAACCGAACCGACACCCCCGACAACATCATCTTCACCAGCGAGAAGTTCCGGGCGGTGTACGAGCTGACCCTGCAGGTGGCGGCCAGCGACGCCAACATCCTCGTCCTCGGCGAATCGGGGACCGGCAAGGAGCTCATCGCCGGCGCCGTCCACTACAACAGCTCCCGGCGGGGGAAGCGCTTCCTCTCCATCAACTGCGCCGTCCTCTCCGACACCCTGCTGGAGAGCCAGCTCTTCGGCCACGTGCGCGGCGCCTTCACCGGCGCCATCACCACCCAGAAGGGGCTCCTGGAGGAGGCCGACGGCGGCACCCTCTTCCTGGACGAGATCGGCGACGTCTCCGCCGCGGTCCAGGCGAAGCTGCTGCGGGTGATCCAGGAGCGGAGCTTCATCCCCGTGGGGGCCACCAAGTCGAAGAGCGTCGACATCCGCTTCGTGGCCGCCACCAACAAGGAGCTGGAGAAGGAAGTCCAGGAGGGGCGGTTCCGGGAAGACCTCTACTACCGCCTCAACGTCATCACCATCGACCTCCCGCCGCTGCGCGAGCGCCCCGAGGACATCGAGCCCCTGGCCGACCACTTCATGAAAAAGTACTCGCGGCGAATCCGGAAGGAGATTAAGGGGTTCGCCCCGGAGGCCCTGCAGCTGATGCACGGCTACCGCTGGCCCGGCAACGTCCGGGAGCTGGAGAACGTCATGGAGCGGGCGGTGATCCTCACCCGCGGCGACGTCATCACCGCGGAGGTCCTTCCGATCCGGCAGCGGGAGCCCGCCGCCCCCGCCGCGGACAACCGGCTCATCTCCCTGGAGCATATCGAGCGGGAGCACATCGAGCGGGTGCTGCGCCAGACAGGGTTCCACAAGAGCCGCTCCGCCGAGATCCTCGGCATCTCCCGCAAGACCCTCGACCGCAAGATCGCTGAATACGGCTTCGCCATCCCGGGCCAGAGCGGGTCGTCCGCAGGAGACCCGGACGCTTGA
- the fdnG gene encoding formate dehydrogenase-N subunit alpha, protein MGISRRQFLQGGALAGAALALSGKPGEASVDAPELRTKGLKSTTTICPFCSVGCGLIVHTKDGKVVNTEGDPQHPINQGALCPKGGALFQIANNENRLQRVKYRAPGSDTWEEKSWEWAMDRIARRMKETRDKSFKKSELNKKDNKEYVVNRTDGMAFFGGAGLDNEECYLWTKFARAMGVSQLEHQARLUHSSTVAGLAASFGRGAMTNHWIDLKNSDVILAIGCNPAENHPVSFKWIEKALDSGAKLIAVDPRYTRTASKSDIYAQIRPGTDIAFLGGLMNYALQNNLIHEEYVREYTNATFIVSEQFDFQDGMFCAFDDQEKTYDLKSWAYATTGDGKPKRDMGMKDPKCVYQLMKNHYKRYDVDTVCAITGTKKEDYLKVAKAYCGTGRADKAGTILYAMGITQSTHGSQNVRAVALLQMLLGNIGIAGGGVNALRGESNVQGSTDYGLLFHILPGYLKSPEFDNVDLKAYNEKWTPKTKDPKSANWWGNTPKYITSLLKAWYGENATKENDFCYDYLPKRSGNYSYVKIMEKMGKGELEGLVCMGMNPAVGGPDSGKAREALGKLKWLVTADLWETESSIFWKRPGVDPKKIQTEVFMLPAASSIEKEGSISNSGRWTQWRYAAVHPLGDSRSDLHIIDEFCKRVKALYAKEGGAFPEPITKLSWNYGTGHEPDVHMVAKEINGYFTKDMTIVDKDKTLEFKAGDQVPMFKYLQDDGSTVSGCWIYCGSYTKDGNQMARRDASDPTGLGLFPKWSWCWPVNRRIIYNRASVNPAGEPFNPKRPVIAWDALEKKWKGDVPDGPWPPMKDDKEGKYPFIMLPEGHGRLYALDMKDGPFPEHYEPVESPAKNLLSKVQSNPVVKVPKNVSSDTTKFPYVGTTYRVTEHWQAGAMTRSLPWLVELVPDMFVELSETLAKQKGIVQGDKVKVTTERGSIEAVALVTSRLKPFNVQGKMVEQVGMPWHFGYAGLAKGDSGNVLTPTVGCANTGIPEFKAFLCNIEKGGKGA, encoded by the coding sequence ATGGGTATTTCACGCAGGCAGTTTTTGCAGGGGGGAGCATTGGCCGGTGCGGCCCTGGCTCTCTCCGGCAAGCCGGGGGAGGCGAGCGTCGATGCTCCCGAGCTCCGGACCAAAGGGCTCAAGAGCACGACCACCATCTGTCCGTTCTGTTCGGTGGGGTGCGGTCTGATCGTCCACACCAAGGATGGCAAGGTGGTCAACACCGAAGGGGACCCGCAGCACCCGATCAACCAGGGGGCGCTCTGCCCGAAGGGGGGCGCGCTCTTCCAGATCGCCAACAACGAGAACCGGCTCCAGAGGGTGAAGTACCGGGCGCCCGGCTCCGATACGTGGGAAGAGAAGTCGTGGGAGTGGGCGATGGACCGCATCGCGCGGCGGATGAAGGAGACCCGCGACAAGAGCTTCAAGAAGAGCGAGCTCAACAAGAAGGACAACAAAGAGTACGTGGTGAACCGCACCGACGGCATGGCCTTCTTCGGCGGCGCCGGCCTCGACAACGAGGAGTGCTACCTTTGGACCAAGTTCGCCCGCGCCATGGGGGTGAGCCAGCTCGAACACCAGGCCCGACTTTGACACTCGTCAACAGTCGCCGGTCTGGCGGCTTCATTCGGTCGTGGTGCCATGACCAACCACTGGATTGACCTGAAGAACTCCGATGTAATCCTGGCCATCGGCTGCAACCCGGCCGAGAACCACCCCGTTTCGTTCAAATGGATCGAGAAGGCTCTGGACAGCGGCGCGAAGCTCATCGCCGTCGATCCGCGCTATACCCGCACCGCCTCCAAGTCCGACATCTACGCCCAGATCCGCCCGGGAACCGACATCGCCTTCCTTGGCGGCCTGATGAACTACGCCCTCCAGAACAACCTGATCCACGAGGAGTACGTCCGCGAGTACACCAACGCCACGTTCATCGTCTCCGAGCAGTTCGACTTCCAGGACGGGATGTTCTGCGCCTTCGACGACCAGGAGAAGACCTACGACCTGAAATCCTGGGCCTACGCCACCACCGGCGACGGCAAGCCGAAGCGCGACATGGGCATGAAGGACCCCAAGTGCGTCTACCAGCTCATGAAGAACCACTACAAGCGTTATGACGTGGACACCGTCTGCGCCATCACCGGCACCAAGAAGGAAGACTACCTCAAGGTGGCCAAGGCGTACTGCGGCACCGGCCGCGCCGACAAGGCGGGGACCATCCTCTATGCCATGGGGATCACCCAGTCGACCCACGGCAGCCAGAACGTCCGGGCCGTGGCGCTCCTCCAGATGCTCCTCGGCAACATCGGCATCGCCGGCGGCGGCGTGAACGCCCTGCGGGGCGAGTCCAACGTCCAGGGCTCCACCGACTACGGGCTCCTCTTCCACATCCTCCCCGGCTACCTGAAGTCGCCGGAGTTCGACAACGTGGACCTGAAGGCCTACAACGAGAAGTGGACTCCCAAGACCAAGGACCCCAAGAGCGCCAACTGGTGGGGGAACACCCCCAAGTACATCACCAGTCTCCTTAAGGCCTGGTACGGCGAGAACGCCACCAAGGAAAACGACTTCTGCTACGACTACCTCCCCAAGCGGTCGGGGAACTACTCCTACGTGAAGATCATGGAGAAGATGGGGAAGGGGGAACTGGAAGGGCTCGTCTGCATGGGGATGAACCCGGCCGTGGGGGGGCCCGATTCCGGCAAGGCCCGGGAGGCCCTCGGCAAGCTCAAGTGGCTCGTCACCGCCGACCTCTGGGAGACCGAGTCCTCCATCTTCTGGAAGCGCCCCGGCGTCGACCCGAAGAAGATCCAGACCGAGGTCTTCATGCTCCCGGCTGCCTCGTCCATCGAGAAGGAAGGCTCCATCTCCAACTCGGGACGCTGGACCCAGTGGCGTTACGCCGCCGTCCACCCGCTGGGTGATTCCCGCAGCGACCTCCACATCATCGACGAGTTCTGCAAGCGGGTGAAGGCGCTCTATGCCAAGGAAGGGGGGGCGTTCCCCGAGCCGATCACGAAGCTCTCCTGGAACTACGGCACCGGTCACGAGCCCGACGTCCACATGGTGGCCAAGGAGATCAACGGCTACTTCACCAAGGACATGACCATCGTCGACAAGGACAAGACCCTGGAATTCAAGGCGGGCGACCAGGTCCCGATGTTCAAGTACCTGCAGGACGACGGCTCCACCGTCTCCGGCTGCTGGATCTACTGCGGCTCCTACACCAAGGACGGCAACCAGATGGCCCGCAGGGACGCCAGCGACCCCACCGGCCTCGGCCTCTTCCCCAAGTGGTCCTGGTGCTGGCCGGTGAACCGCCGGATCATCTACAACCGCGCCTCCGTCAACCCGGCGGGGGAGCCGTTCAACCCGAAGCGTCCGGTCATCGCCTGGGACGCCCTGGAGAAGAAGTGGAAGGGGGATGTCCCCGACGGACCGTGGCCGCCGATGAAGGACGACAAGGAAGGGAAGTACCCCTTCATCATGCTCCCCGAGGGGCACGGCCGCCTCTACGCCCTCGACATGAAGGACGGCCCGTTCCCCGAGCACTACGAGCCGGTGGAGAGCCCGGCCAAGAACCTCCTCTCCAAGGTGCAGAGCAACCCGGTGGTCAAGGTGCCGAAGAACGTCTCCAGCGACACCACCAAGTTCCCCTACGTCGGCACCACCTACCGGGTGACCGAACACTGGCAGGCCGGCGCCATGACCCGGAGCCTTCCGTGGCTCGTGGAGCTGGTCCCCGACATGTTCGTGGAACTCTCCGAGACCCTGGCCAAGCAGAAGGGGATCGTGCAGGGGGACAAGGTGAAGGTGACCACCGAGCGGGGCTCCATCGAAGCGGTGGCCCTGGTAACCAGCCGCCTCAAGCCCTTCAACGTCCAGGGGAAGATGGTCGAGCAGGTGGGGATGCCGTGGCACTTCGGCTACGCGGGGCTCGCCAAGGGGGACAGCGGCAACGTCCTCACCCCCACGGTCGGCTGCGCCAACACCGGCATTCCGGAGTTCAAGGCGTTCCTCTGCAACATCGAGAAAGGGGGTAAAGGCGCATGA